A portion of the Epinephelus moara isolate mb chromosome 4, YSFRI_EMoa_1.0, whole genome shotgun sequence genome contains these proteins:
- the lsm11 gene encoding U7 snRNA-associated Sm-like protein LSm11: protein MEERERKSAESDSKETVTPTCSSAPPAPEHEPKADSKAGGDDADKINVCSENFDALLALYSPTVSVPFPNIKCFNNVAAYESFLKGGRGRAKPENVEKRRQKAMKGVADPERIERLKKLMVNNPVSGSEEGESSGTQRRRRGQKPQKNVLTRMPLCKGSPLGELYRCIEERIRVKVHIRTFKGLRGVCSGFVVAFDKFWNMAMVDVDETYREPLFGEALYHEKALTISRLFEKLKLQESRGGEEPAKKHGTQETTSKHQPADPKSTSKNLTAHSTSKKGDSRTESKMSDTVKIKQDKHAGLLKAQGPEACQRKDSQMYGRVHTRHINQLFIRGENVILVNPQPL, encoded by the exons ATGGAGGAGAGGGAACGGAAAAGTGCAGAGTCAGACAGTAAAGAAACGGTCACTCCAACCTGTTCGAGTGCGCCACCAGCACCGGAGCACGAGCCAAAGGCGGACAGTAAAGCTGGAGGCGATGACGCcgataaaataaatgtctgcTCTGAGAACTTTGACGCTCTGTTGGCCTTGTACTCGCCTACTGTGTCGGTTCCTTTTCCAAATATCAAATGCTTCAACAATGTGGCAGCGTACGAGAGCTTTCTGAAGGGCGGCCGGGGCAGAGCCAAACCGGAGAATGTGGAGAAGAGGCGGCAGAAGGCGATGAAGGGGGTGGCGGACCCGGAGCGCATCGAGAGGCTGAAGAAGCTCATGGTGAACAACCCGGTGTCAGGgtcagaggagggggagagcaGCGGCacacagcggaggaggagggggcagaAGCCCCAGAAAAATGTCCTGACAAGGATGCCCT TATGTAAAGGCAGTCCGTTGGGTGAGCTGTACCGATGCATTGAAGAGAGGATAAGGGTCAAAGTTCACATCAGGACCTTTAAGGGGCTAAGAGGAGTCTGCTCTGGCTTTGTGGTGGCCTTCGACAAGTTCTGGAACATG GCAATGGTGGATGTGGATGAGACGTACAGAGAGCCTCTGTTTGGAGAGGCACTCTACCATGAAAAGGCCCTCACCATATCACGG CTCTTTGAGAAGCTGAAGCTCCAGGAGAGTCGAGGAGGCGAGGAGCCAGCAAAGAAGCACGGGACCCAGGAAACGACCAGCAAGCATCAGCCTGCAGACCCAAAAAGTACTTCAAAAAACCTGACTGCTCACAGTACTAGCAAGAAAGGGGACAGCAGGACAGAGTCCAAAATGTCAGACACTGTTAAAATCAAACAGGATAAACATGCAGGCTTGCTGAAGGCCCAGGGTCCAGAGGCCTGTCAGAGGAAAGACTCCCAGATGTATGGCAGGGTCCACACACGCCACATCAACCAGCTTTTCATCCGGGGAGAGAACGTTATCCTGGTTAACCCACAGCCACTCTGA
- the thg1l gene encoding probable tRNA(His) guanylyltransferase isoform X1: MTTLMLIGRACRFSGCVRSCFIKPLASFSFSSSNMAKSKFEYVRNFETDDTCLRNCYIVVRLDGRNFHKFAEQHKFTKPNDNRALGLMTRSARSVMEELEDIVIAYGQSDEFSFVFKRTSTWFKRRASKLMTHVASQFSSSYVFYWKEFFGEQPLLYPPGFDGRVVLYPSNRNLRDYLSWRQADCHINNLYNTVFWTLVQQGGLTTAQAEDRLKGTLAADKNEILFTEFDINYNSESALHRKGTTLIWEKRDETVTKRMKLPNEEEKDVAVTRSRRRVEAHNCDIIGDQFWEKHPDILEDDNC; encoded by the exons AT GACCACCCTCATGTTGATTGGAAGGGCCTGCAGATTTAGTGGATGTGTCAGGTCTTGTTTCATCAAACCTTTGGCCAGTTTTTCTTTCAGTTCCAGCAACATGGCCAAGAGCAAGTTTGAGTATGTCCGCAACTTTGAAACAGACGACACATGTCTACGAAACTGCTACATTGTTGTGAGACTGGATGGGCGTAACTTCCACAA GTTTGCAGAGCAGCACAAGTTCACAAAACCCAATGATAACAGGGCGTTGGGCCTGATGACCCGGAGTGCACGCTCTGTCATGGAGGAACTAGAGGATATTGTCATCGCTTATGGTCAAAGTGACGAGTTCAGCTTTGTTTTCAAGAGGACCTCAACCTGGTTTAAGAGGAGAGCCAG TAAGCTCATGACCCATGTGGCCTCCCAGTTCTCCTCCTCATATGTGTTTTACTGGAAAGAGTTTTTTGGAGAACAACCCCTCTTGTACCCCCCAGGCTTTGATGGACGCGTGGTCCTGTATCCTAGCAACCGCAACCTCAGAGACTACCTCAGCTGGAGGCAAGCAGATT gTCACATAAATAATTTGTACAACACAGTGTTTTGGACTTTAGTACAACAGGGGGGACTCACCACAGCCCAGGCAGAGGATCGCCTAAAG GGAACGTTAGCTGCAGACAAAAATGAGATCCTGTTCACTGAGTTTGATATCAACTACAACAGTGAATCTGCTCTCCACAGGAAAGGCACCACTCTCATCTGGGAAAAG CGAGATGAAACCGTCACCAAACGCATGAAGCTACCAAACGAAGAGGAGAAGGATGTGGCTGTAACTcgcagcaggaggagggtggaggcaCACAATTGCGACATCATAGGAGACCAGTTCTGGGAGAAACACCCAGACATCCTGGAGGACGacaactgctaa
- the thg1l gene encoding probable tRNA(His) guanylyltransferase isoform X2, whose amino-acid sequence MLIGRACRFSGCVRSCFIKPLASFSFSSSNMAKSKFEYVRNFETDDTCLRNCYIVVRLDGRNFHKFAEQHKFTKPNDNRALGLMTRSARSVMEELEDIVIAYGQSDEFSFVFKRTSTWFKRRASKLMTHVASQFSSSYVFYWKEFFGEQPLLYPPGFDGRVVLYPSNRNLRDYLSWRQADCHINNLYNTVFWTLVQQGGLTTAQAEDRLKGTLAADKNEILFTEFDINYNSESALHRKGTTLIWEKRDETVTKRMKLPNEEEKDVAVTRSRRRVEAHNCDIIGDQFWEKHPDILEDDNC is encoded by the exons ATGTTGATTGGAAGGGCCTGCAGATTTAGTGGATGTGTCAGGTCTTGTTTCATCAAACCTTTGGCCAGTTTTTCTTTCAGTTCCAGCAACATGGCCAAGAGCAAGTTTGAGTATGTCCGCAACTTTGAAACAGACGACACATGTCTACGAAACTGCTACATTGTTGTGAGACTGGATGGGCGTAACTTCCACAA GTTTGCAGAGCAGCACAAGTTCACAAAACCCAATGATAACAGGGCGTTGGGCCTGATGACCCGGAGTGCACGCTCTGTCATGGAGGAACTAGAGGATATTGTCATCGCTTATGGTCAAAGTGACGAGTTCAGCTTTGTTTTCAAGAGGACCTCAACCTGGTTTAAGAGGAGAGCCAG TAAGCTCATGACCCATGTGGCCTCCCAGTTCTCCTCCTCATATGTGTTTTACTGGAAAGAGTTTTTTGGAGAACAACCCCTCTTGTACCCCCCAGGCTTTGATGGACGCGTGGTCCTGTATCCTAGCAACCGCAACCTCAGAGACTACCTCAGCTGGAGGCAAGCAGATT gTCACATAAATAATTTGTACAACACAGTGTTTTGGACTTTAGTACAACAGGGGGGACTCACCACAGCCCAGGCAGAGGATCGCCTAAAG GGAACGTTAGCTGCAGACAAAAATGAGATCCTGTTCACTGAGTTTGATATCAACTACAACAGTGAATCTGCTCTCCACAGGAAAGGCACCACTCTCATCTGGGAAAAG CGAGATGAAACCGTCACCAAACGCATGAAGCTACCAAACGAAGAGGAGAAGGATGTGGCTGTAACTcgcagcaggaggagggtggaggcaCACAATTGCGACATCATAGGAGACCAGTTCTGGGAGAAACACCCAGACATCCTGGAGGACGacaactgctaa
- the thg1l gene encoding probable tRNA(His) guanylyltransferase isoform X3 codes for MVKVTSSALFSRGPQPGLRGEPGFDGRVVLYPSNRNLRDYLSWRQADCHINNLYNTVFWTLVQQGGLTTAQAEDRLKGTLAADKNEILFTEFDINYNSESALHRKGTTLIWEKRDETVTKRMKLPNEEEKDVAVTRSRRRVEAHNCDIIGDQFWEKHPDILEDDNC; via the exons ATGGTCAAAGTGACGAGTTCAGCTTTGTTTTCAAGAGGACCTCAACCTGGTTTAAGAGGAGAGCCAG GCTTTGATGGACGCGTGGTCCTGTATCCTAGCAACCGCAACCTCAGAGACTACCTCAGCTGGAGGCAAGCAGATT gTCACATAAATAATTTGTACAACACAGTGTTTTGGACTTTAGTACAACAGGGGGGACTCACCACAGCCCAGGCAGAGGATCGCCTAAAG GGAACGTTAGCTGCAGACAAAAATGAGATCCTGTTCACTGAGTTTGATATCAACTACAACAGTGAATCTGCTCTCCACAGGAAAGGCACCACTCTCATCTGGGAAAAG CGAGATGAAACCGTCACCAAACGCATGAAGCTACCAAACGAAGAGGAGAAGGATGTGGCTGTAACTcgcagcaggaggagggtggaggcaCACAATTGCGACATCATAGGAGACCAGTTCTGGGAGAAACACCCAGACATCCTGGAGGACGacaactgctaa